In Microbacterium cremeum, a genomic segment contains:
- the iolB gene encoding 5-deoxy-glucuronate isomerase, producing MSTSEQRWFHRRGDLSRDGWESVVDARTPGWQHTGIRVANVADSEHLALEARDVERIIVPLAGSFAVTHHHFPGEWETKLHGRKSVFDGPTDVLYLPAGTTAEIRGRGRVAVTEAPAMESRPWQYISASDTPIELRGSGRSSRQVHNFGTPQALDAAKLIVCEVVTPAENWSSYPPHKHDEYIPGHESRLEEIYYFETAPAAGAKASTDASFGMFSTYSSPAGDIDINAMVRTGDIALVPYGYHGPAVAAPGYDLYYLNVMAGPDPEREWLISDDPAHSWVRDTWAGQDVDDRLPFTDDKKGHR from the coding sequence ATGAGCACTTCCGAGCAGCGCTGGTTCCATCGCCGAGGCGACCTCTCCCGCGACGGGTGGGAAAGTGTCGTCGACGCAAGGACGCCCGGCTGGCAGCACACTGGAATTCGCGTCGCCAACGTCGCCGACTCTGAGCACCTCGCCCTGGAAGCCCGAGATGTCGAGCGGATCATCGTCCCACTCGCGGGGTCCTTCGCTGTGACCCACCATCACTTCCCGGGCGAGTGGGAAACCAAACTGCACGGTCGGAAGTCCGTCTTCGACGGTCCCACGGATGTTCTCTACCTGCCGGCGGGAACGACCGCCGAGATAAGAGGACGTGGTCGGGTCGCGGTGACCGAGGCCCCCGCTATGGAGTCCCGCCCGTGGCAGTACATCTCGGCGTCCGACACTCCCATCGAGCTGCGCGGGTCTGGTCGCTCCAGTCGCCAAGTCCACAACTTCGGCACACCGCAGGCGTTGGATGCCGCCAAGCTCATCGTGTGCGAGGTGGTCACACCGGCGGAGAACTGGTCGTCGTACCCACCGCACAAGCACGATGAGTACATCCCGGGCCATGAGTCGCGTCTGGAAGAGATCTACTACTTCGAGACTGCGCCGGCCGCTGGCGCGAAAGCCTCCACGGATGCGTCGTTCGGAATGTTCTCCACGTACTCCTCGCCCGCCGGTGACATCGACATCAATGCGATGGTGCGCACGGGCGACATCGCGCTCGTGCCCTACGGGTACCACGGTCCGGCGGTAGCTGCACCCGGGTACGACCTGTACTACCTCAACGTCATGGCCGGACCCGACCCCGAACGGGAGTGGCTGATCAGCGACGACCCCGCCCACTCGTGGGTGCGTGACACCTGGGCTGGGCAGGACGTAGATGACCGGCTTCCGTTCACCGACGACAAGAAGGGCCACCGCTGA
- the iolD gene encoding 3D-(3,5/4)-trihydroxycyclohexane-1,2-dione acylhydrolase (decyclizing), whose translation MSSTKRMTVSQALVEFLAHQWTVDGDIRERTIPGMFGIFGHGNVAGVGQALKQVNVEQPDLMPYHQARNEQAMVHQAVGYARMHRRRGTYASAASVGPGAANMLTGAALATTNRLPALLLPSDTFATRVADPVLQQLEQPWDIGIQVTDAFRPLSRFFDRVQRPEQLYSIALAAMRVLTDPAETGAVTIALPEDVQAEGLDVPLEFLQDREWHIRRPLPERAPLARAVAAIRNAKNPFIVAGGGVIYSGAEEQLRALVEATGIPVGTSQAGGGVLNWDHPQYLGGVGATGTLAANRLAAEADVIIGIGTRYSDFTTASRTAFQNPDVLFVNINVASFDAYKHGSQLPLVADARETLSELSIELEGFEIAPEYSESIAREKAKWDAAVDSAFQPSGRELPGQPEIIGAVQSSTAPRDVIVQAAGSLPGDLHKLWRVRDPLGYHVEYAFSCMGYEIAGGLGAKRGLLADGDDRDVIVMVGDGSYLMLNTELVTAVAEDIKLIVVLIQNHGFASIGHLSETVGSERFGTWYREYDNEARNFQGEKILPVDLAMNARGYGLDVIEIEPGASAIDDLKSAVTKAKASERSTFIHINSDPLVYAPDGLGWWDVPVPAVSTLESTQRAREEYLAQRTPQRPLLG comes from the coding sequence ATGAGCTCGACCAAGCGGATGACAGTCAGTCAGGCACTCGTGGAGTTCCTGGCGCACCAGTGGACCGTTGACGGGGATATCCGGGAGCGGACCATCCCCGGCATGTTCGGCATCTTCGGGCACGGGAACGTCGCGGGTGTTGGGCAGGCGCTCAAGCAGGTGAATGTCGAGCAGCCGGATCTGATGCCCTACCATCAGGCCCGAAACGAGCAGGCCATGGTGCATCAGGCGGTCGGATACGCGCGCATGCACCGTCGCCGCGGAACCTATGCGTCCGCTGCTTCCGTAGGCCCCGGGGCCGCCAACATGCTGACCGGCGCAGCGCTGGCCACGACCAACCGGCTCCCGGCACTCCTGCTTCCGAGCGACACGTTCGCCACGCGGGTCGCCGACCCGGTCCTACAGCAGCTTGAGCAACCGTGGGACATCGGGATTCAGGTAACGGATGCCTTCCGCCCCCTGTCGCGATTCTTCGACCGGGTTCAGCGTCCCGAGCAGTTGTACTCGATTGCGCTGGCAGCAATGCGCGTGCTGACGGATCCCGCAGAGACCGGCGCTGTGACTATCGCGCTCCCCGAGGACGTCCAAGCGGAAGGACTCGATGTCCCGCTCGAGTTCCTTCAGGACCGCGAATGGCACATCCGTCGCCCCCTGCCCGAGCGTGCCCCGCTCGCCCGGGCCGTAGCAGCCATCCGGAATGCCAAGAACCCGTTCATCGTCGCCGGAGGCGGAGTCATCTACTCCGGTGCGGAGGAGCAGCTGCGCGCTCTGGTGGAGGCAACCGGTATCCCGGTCGGCACTTCGCAAGCAGGCGGAGGCGTGCTCAACTGGGATCATCCGCAGTACCTCGGCGGCGTCGGTGCGACTGGAACTCTGGCCGCCAACCGTCTTGCCGCCGAAGCTGACGTCATCATCGGCATCGGTACGCGATACAGCGACTTCACGACCGCCTCACGCACGGCATTCCAGAACCCGGACGTGCTGTTCGTCAACATCAACGTCGCCTCGTTCGATGCGTACAAGCACGGCTCGCAGCTTCCGCTTGTCGCCGACGCGCGGGAGACGCTCAGCGAACTGTCCATCGAGCTCGAAGGTTTTGAGATCGCCCCCGAGTACAGCGAGAGCATCGCTCGTGAGAAGGCGAAGTGGGACGCGGCCGTGGATTCCGCCTTCCAGCCGTCGGGCCGCGAGCTTCCTGGTCAGCCGGAGATCATCGGAGCCGTGCAGTCGAGCACCGCGCCCCGGGACGTCATCGTGCAGGCCGCTGGATCTCTGCCGGGCGACCTGCACAAGCTCTGGCGGGTACGCGATCCGCTCGGCTACCACGTCGAGTACGCGTTCTCATGCATGGGATACGAGATTGCGGGCGGTCTGGGCGCGAAGCGCGGCCTTCTCGCCGACGGAGACGACCGCGACGTCATCGTCATGGTCGGCGACGGCTCTTATCTCATGCTCAACACCGAACTGGTGACGGCTGTCGCCGAGGACATCAAGCTCATCGTCGTCCTCATCCAGAACCACGGGTTCGCCTCCATTGGGCACCTCTCGGAGACCGTCGGGTCGGAGCGGTTCGGCACCTGGTACCGGGAGTACGACAACGAAGCCCGCAACTTCCAAGGCGAGAAGATTCTGCCCGTCGACCTCGCTATGAACGCCCGTGGCTACGGGCTCGATGTCATCGAGATCGAGCCCGGGGCGTCGGCCATCGACGATCTGAAGAGCGCGGTCACCAAGGCGAAGGCCTCCGAGCGATCCACATTCATTCACATCAACAGCGACCCCCTCGTGTACGCACCCGATGGCCTCGGGTGGTGGGACGTTCCGGTGCCGGCAGTCTCGACGCTCGAATCCACTCAGCGCGCACGCGAGGAGTACCTCGCGCAGCGGACGCCGCAGCGACCCCTCCTCGGCTGA
- a CDS encoding sugar phosphate isomerase/epimerase family protein, whose translation MKATVAGAPVSFGVFELTPDGAPTITADEIGEILQATGYAGIDLGPAGLLGRGDELRGRLDRFGLDLAGGWIQIPFTDDEAFEASIPGLRETLRAFSEAAERGPGRLPLPTLADDGSALRVANPGRGAEKDPLSTHARERLHANVDKAASIVRDAGFEPTFHHHAGTFVESPEEVDLFLEGTDVGLTLDTGHLYIAGGDPVEAARRWGSRINHLHLKDVDRAALTRILEAGGGMTEVWSGGSFVAFGRGDVDLEGVMNLMDQSGYDGWIVVEQDVLNGPDIALDQFRIARADDQRVNREALRMWA comes from the coding sequence ATGAAGGCTACAGTCGCGGGCGCTCCCGTCAGCTTCGGCGTGTTCGAACTGACCCCTGACGGTGCGCCCACCATTACCGCAGATGAGATCGGCGAGATTCTTCAGGCGACCGGCTATGCCGGTATCGATCTCGGTCCGGCAGGGCTTCTCGGCCGGGGGGACGAACTGCGCGGCAGGCTCGACCGTTTCGGCTTGGATCTTGCCGGCGGGTGGATCCAGATCCCGTTCACCGACGACGAGGCGTTCGAAGCCTCCATCCCCGGTCTCAGGGAGACGCTGCGTGCGTTCTCGGAAGCGGCCGAGCGGGGGCCGGGGAGACTGCCGCTGCCGACGCTTGCGGACGACGGATCGGCCCTGCGCGTCGCCAACCCCGGGCGCGGAGCCGAGAAGGACCCGCTGTCCACGCACGCGCGTGAGCGTCTCCACGCGAACGTGGACAAGGCGGCGAGCATCGTCCGGGACGCCGGTTTCGAGCCGACCTTCCATCATCACGCAGGCACGTTCGTCGAGTCTCCGGAGGAAGTCGACCTCTTCCTCGAAGGGACCGACGTGGGTCTTACCCTTGACACCGGCCATCTCTACATCGCGGGTGGTGACCCCGTCGAGGCGGCTCGGCGATGGGGATCACGAATCAACCATCTTCATCTCAAGGACGTTGACCGGGCTGCGCTCACTCGCATCCTGGAAGCCGGCGGAGGCATGACTGAGGTCTGGTCCGGTGGCTCATTCGTCGCCTTCGGGCGCGGAGATGTCGACCTGGAAGGCGTCATGAACCTCATGGACCAGTCCGGATATGACGGCTGGATCGTCGTCGAGCAGGACGTCCTGAACGGGCCAGACATCGCTCTCGACCAGTTCCGGATCGCGCGCGCCGACGACCAGCGTGTGAACCGCGAGGCGCTGCGGATGTGGGCATGA
- a CDS encoding Gfo/Idh/MocA family protein, whose translation MGGDLRVGVVGAGIMGADHIARIAKRTSGAVVSAVVDSDQGRATAAAAQAPGTAVFARVEDAIESGAVDAVLIAVPGQFHEPVLVPALEARLPVLCEKPLTPDSTSAMRVLELEQKLDRPHIQVGFMRRFDAEYSALRDLVASQDAGALLMVRGVHRNPSVPESYMQSMMITDSVVHEIDVVPWIAGSTIKTIEVKYPRRNSLAPERLREPILVIMELENGVLVDVELSASAQFGYQVATEAVFERGIARIGQPAGLQQWRAGSFTVRDHDSYTTRFAAAYDTQVQRWVDAVRNGSLVDGPNAWDGYVVALACEAGVRALDGGVIPVEAAIRPDFYA comes from the coding sequence ATGGGCGGAGACCTGCGCGTCGGCGTTGTCGGCGCCGGCATCATGGGCGCCGATCACATCGCTCGGATTGCGAAGCGGACTTCGGGCGCTGTGGTCTCGGCGGTGGTCGACTCCGACCAAGGGCGAGCGACTGCGGCGGCAGCGCAGGCGCCCGGAACGGCGGTGTTCGCGCGCGTCGAGGACGCTATCGAGTCCGGCGCTGTGGACGCAGTCCTCATCGCGGTTCCCGGCCAGTTCCATGAGCCTGTGCTCGTGCCGGCGCTCGAAGCTCGTCTTCCGGTGCTGTGCGAGAAGCCACTTACCCCCGACTCGACCTCAGCCATGCGGGTGCTTGAACTGGAGCAGAAACTGGACAGACCTCACATCCAGGTCGGGTTCATGAGACGGTTCGACGCCGAGTATTCGGCACTACGCGACCTGGTCGCCTCCCAGGACGCCGGCGCGCTTCTCATGGTCCGCGGAGTTCACCGCAACCCGTCCGTGCCCGAGTCGTACATGCAGTCCATGATGATCACCGATTCGGTCGTTCACGAGATCGATGTCGTGCCGTGGATCGCCGGCTCCACCATCAAGACCATCGAGGTCAAGTACCCCCGTCGGAACTCACTCGCACCGGAACGGCTCCGAGAGCCGATTCTGGTCATCATGGAACTCGAGAACGGCGTCCTCGTCGATGTCGAGTTGAGCGCGAGCGCGCAGTTCGGATATCAAGTCGCGACGGAAGCTGTCTTCGAGCGCGGCATCGCCCGAATAGGACAACCCGCCGGATTGCAGCAATGGCGTGCTGGCAGCTTCACTGTTCGCGACCACGACTCCTACACCACGCGGTTCGCCGCGGCATACGACACCCAGGTGCAGCGCTGGGTGGACGCAGTTCGCAACGGCTCACTCGTCGATGGTCCGAACGCGTGGGACGGCTACGTCGTGGCGCTGGCGTGCGAGGCAGGAGTTCGGGCGCTCGATGGGGGCGTCATTCCGGTTGAAGCGGCGATCCGGCCGGACTTCTACGCCTGA